A window of the Cheilinus undulatus linkage group 21, ASM1832078v1, whole genome shotgun sequence genome harbors these coding sequences:
- the LOC121529433 gene encoding potassium voltage-gated channel subfamily A member 7-like, with translation MDNQDKGGGKGGGGPTADKQKAKEITDDEKRSKDKNNKLEKESSEKEPSTEKKNRRCLLRNGWSLSERLAINVSGMRYETQLRTLAQFPDSLLGDPKRRLRYFDPLRNELFLDRSRVCFDAILYYYQSGGRLRRPANVPLDMFLEELRFYELGEEVIDRYKEDEGFAKEEERPLPTNDLQRRLWMLFEYPESSGAARIIAIISVMVIVISILIFCLETLPEFRNEKELREQFTTIPHPTNPNETILIPPGFTPFQDPFFIVETICILWFSFELIVRFTCAPSKALFFKDVMNTIDFFAIIPYFVTLGTELAKDKGAQPSVSLALIRIIRLVRVFRIFKLSRHSKGLQILGQTLKASLRELALLIFFLFIGVILFSSAAYFAEVDSPDTAFTSIPEAFWWAVVSMTTVGYGDMYPETVGGKLVGSMCAIAGVLTISLPVPVIVSNFSYFYHRGMECEDTTQYHHVATSLWEKDGEDDGDDHNEEGEADVPENLEDYAPFYEQNFPPINGSLLPGVGDQRGINFYLKEPLVTQV, from the exons ATGGATAATCAAGacaaaggaggaggaaaaggaggtgGAGGGCCGacagcagacaaacagaaagCCAAGGAGATCACTGATGATGAAAAGCGTTCAAAAGACAAGAACAACAAGCTGGAGAAGGAGAGCTCTGAGAAAGAGCCAAgcacagagaagaagaaccGTCGCTGCCTGTTGAGAAACGGCTGGTCTTTGTCTGAACGTCTCGCCATCAACGTGTCCGGGATGCGCTACGAGACACAGCTCCGCACCCTCGCCCAGTTCCCTGACTCTCTGCTGGGTGACCCTAAGCGTCGCCTTCGCTACTTTGACCCTCTGCGGAACGAACTCTTCTTGGACAGGAGCCGAGTGTGCTTCGACGCCATCCTGTACTACTACCAGTCTGGTGGGAGGCTAAGGAGGCCGGCCAATGTCCCTCTGGATATGTTCCTAGAGGAGCTGCGCTTCTACGAGCTTGGAGAGGAAGTCATTGATCGATACAAAGAGGACGAAGGCTTCGCTAAGGAAGAGGAGAGACCCTTACCTACTAATGATTTACAGCGCCGCCTCTGGATGCTGTTTGAGTACCCGGAGTCTTCTGGTGCAGCTAGGATCATTGCCATTATTAGCGTCATGGTCATTGTGATCTCGATTCTCATCTTCTGCTTGGAGACTCTGCCTGAGTTCAGGAATGAGAAGGAACTGAGGGAG CAATTCACCACCATACCTCACCCGACCAATCCAAATGAAACCATCTTGATCCCACCAGGCTTCACCCCTTTCCAGGACCCTTTCTTCATAGTGGAGACCATCTGCATCCTCTGGTTCTCCTTTGAACTTATCGTGCGTTTCACCTGCGCTCCAAGCAAGGCACTTTTCTTCAAAGACGTCATGAACACCATCGACTTCTTCGCCATCATTCCCTATTTTGTCACGCTGGGCACTGAGCTGGCAAAGGACAAAGGCGCACAACCATCAGTGTCCCTAGCCCTAATCAGGATAATCAGGCTGGTAAGGGTCTTCAGGATCTTCAAGCTGTCTCGCCACTCAAAGGGTCTACAGATCCTGGGACAGACGCTGAAGGCTAGCCTCAGAGAGCTCGCCCTActcatcttcttcctcttcattGGAGTTATACTCTTCTCTAGTGCTGCCTACTTTGCTGAAGTGGATAGTCCTGATACGGCGTTCACCAGCATCCCTGAGGCCTTCTGGTGGGCTGTGGTTTCAATGACAACAGTCGGTTATGGTGACATGTACCCAGAGACGGTCGGGGGGAAGCTGGTGGGCTCTATGTGTGCCATTGCTGGTGTGCTCACCATCTCTTTGCCAGTGCCAGTCATTGTTTCCAACTTCAGCTACTTCTACCACAGAGGAATGGAGTGTGAGGACACGACACAGTACCACCATGTCGCCACATCCCTGTGGGAGAAAGATGGGGAGGACGATGGAGATGATCATAATGAGGAAGGAGAGGCAGATGTGCCTGAGAACCTGGAAGATTATGCCCCTTTCTATGAGCAGAACTTCCCACCGATCAATGGGAGTCTCCTGCCAGGTGTTGGAGATCAGAGAGGAATCAACTTCTACCTCAAAGAGCCTCTGGTGACCCAAGTGTGA